A genomic stretch from Sphingomonas sp. HDW15A includes:
- a CDS encoding pilus assembly protein CpaE, with product MNAPFQARAGMRDPFTAFVCDDATADMLRPVAVEHGWSPEKVNKGGLRNAVQSLSVSASPNILFVDLSESADPLNDINALAEVCEPGTIVIASGQVNDVRLYRDLVASGIHDYLLKPFTVDQLRDTFAHAQSILSGPRGEAQVDKPHVMTAVIGVRGGVGASTIATSLAWLLGDRAHRSTALLDLDVHFGTGALALDLEPGRGLTDAIENPSRIDGLFIERAMVRANERLSVLSSEAPINQPLLTDGSAFFQLQEEMRNAFESTVLDLPRHMLIQYPHMVHDAHVAVVVSELTLAATRDTIRILAWLKSNAPQTKVIVATNRTPSGGGLEISKKDFEQSIERQVDIVFHEDGKLAAQAAKLGKPMAEIATGKMAAPFTTLANMVLSHASEEGAGEGVDGGAKSLVSNLKSMLSKQKKAA from the coding sequence ATGAACGCTCCGTTTCAGGCCCGCGCAGGTATGCGCGACCCCTTCACGGCCTTCGTGTGTGACGACGCCACCGCCGACATGCTTCGGCCGGTCGCGGTCGAGCACGGCTGGTCGCCAGAAAAGGTCAACAAGGGCGGTCTGCGCAATGCCGTCCAGTCCCTTTCCGTGTCGGCGAGCCCGAACATCCTGTTCGTCGACCTCTCGGAATCGGCCGACCCGCTGAACGACATCAACGCGCTCGCGGAAGTCTGCGAGCCGGGCACGATCGTCATCGCATCGGGCCAGGTCAACGATGTCCGCCTCTATCGCGACCTCGTCGCAAGCGGCATCCACGACTATCTCCTGAAGCCGTTCACGGTCGACCAACTCCGCGACACTTTCGCTCACGCCCAGTCGATCCTGTCGGGTCCGCGCGGCGAGGCGCAAGTCGACAAGCCGCATGTTATGACCGCGGTCATCGGGGTCCGCGGCGGAGTCGGTGCTTCGACGATTGCAACCAGCCTTGCGTGGCTGCTCGGCGACCGGGCCCACCGCTCGACGGCCCTGCTCGATCTCGACGTCCATTTCGGCACGGGCGCGCTTGCGCTCGATCTGGAGCCGGGCCGCGGACTTACCGACGCGATCGAGAACCCGAGCCGTATCGACGGCCTGTTCATCGAGCGTGCGATGGTCCGCGCCAACGAACGCCTGAGCGTGCTGTCTTCGGAAGCACCGATCAACCAGCCGCTGCTGACCGACGGAAGCGCCTTCTTCCAGCTTCAGGAAGAAATGCGCAACGCGTTCGAATCGACCGTTCTCGACCTGCCGCGCCACATGCTGATCCAATATCCGCACATGGTGCATGACGCGCACGTCGCCGTGGTCGTCAGCGAGCTCACCCTCGCCGCGACTCGCGACACGATCCGCATTCTCGCCTGGCTGAAGTCCAACGCGCCGCAGACGAAAGTCATCGTCGCGACCAACCGCACGCCTTCCGGCGGCGGGCTGGAGATTAGCAAGAAGGATTTCGAGCAGTCGATCGAGCGCCAGGTGGACATCGTATTCCACGAGGACGGCAAGCTAGCCGCCCAGGCCGCCAAGCTGGGCAAGCCGATGGCCGAAATCGCCACCGGCAAGATGGCCGCACCGTTCACCACACTGGCGAACATGGTGCTCAGCCATGCCAGTGAGGAAGGTGCGGGCGAAGGCGTCGACGGCGGGGCGAAGAGCCTGGTCAGCAATCTCAAGTCGATGCTTTCCAAGCAGAAGAAAGCCGCCTGA
- a CDS encoding type II secretion system F family protein has product MSSGPTILGVDVIWVATMLSAVATFAVLLAIYAATTVRDPMARRVKALNERREQLKAGIVASTNKRKKLTNKNQAADRVRGILSNFRMLQDDQIKKTQTKLLQAGIRAKDLAYFIIAARFVLPVVIGTTAVVCIYFTDMFPEWGAMKRYIATAVAFIGSYKAPDVWLKNKVQKRSHAVRKGLPDALDLLVICAEAGLTVDAAFNRVAKELGKAYPELGDEFGLTAIELGFLNERRQAFENLATRVDLDAVRGVVTTMIQTEKYGTPLASALRVLSAEFRNERMMRAEEKAARLPAIMTVPLILFILPTLFIVILGPAACSINDSFING; this is encoded by the coding sequence ATGTCTTCGGGCCCCACCATCCTCGGCGTCGACGTCATCTGGGTCGCCACCATGCTCAGCGCGGTGGCCACCTTCGCCGTGCTGCTTGCCATCTACGCCGCGACGACCGTTCGCGACCCGATGGCGCGGCGCGTGAAAGCGCTCAACGAGCGCCGCGAACAGCTGAAGGCCGGCATCGTCGCGTCGACCAACAAGCGCAAGAAGCTCACCAACAAGAACCAGGCGGCCGACCGTGTCCGCGGAATCCTCAGCAACTTCCGGATGCTGCAGGACGACCAGATCAAGAAGACGCAGACCAAGCTTCTACAGGCCGGCATCCGCGCGAAAGACCTTGCCTATTTCATCATCGCCGCGCGCTTCGTGCTGCCGGTCGTGATCGGAACGACCGCTGTCGTCTGCATCTACTTCACCGACATGTTCCCCGAATGGGGCGCAATGAAGCGCTATATCGCCACCGCAGTCGCCTTCATCGGCAGCTACAAGGCGCCGGACGTATGGCTGAAGAACAAGGTCCAGAAGCGCAGCCACGCCGTCCGCAAGGGCCTTCCCGACGCGCTGGACCTGCTGGTCATCTGCGCCGAGGCCGGCCTCACTGTCGACGCCGCCTTCAACCGCGTCGCCAAGGAATTGGGCAAGGCCTATCCGGAGCTGGGCGACGAATTCGGCCTCACAGCGATTGAACTGGGGTTCCTCAACGAGCGGCGCCAGGCGTTCGAAAACCTCGCCACGCGAGTCGACTTGGATGCCGTTCGCGGCGTCGTCACAACCATGATCCAGACCGAAAAATACGGCACTCCGCTGGCGTCGGCGCTGCGCGTCCTGTCCGCAGAGTTCCGCAACGAGCGGATGATGCGGGCCGAGGAAAAGGCCGCGCGACTGCCGGCGATCATGACCGTTCCTCTGATCCTGTTCATCCTGCCGACCCTGTTCATCGTCATTCTTGGTCCGGCGGCCTGTTCGATCAACGACAGCTTCATCAACGGCTGA
- a CDS encoding glycine--tRNA ligase subunit alpha, producing the protein MLSFQDLILTLHRYWGDRGCVILQPYDLEMGAGTFHPATVLRALGPDPWKAAYVQPCRRPTDGRYGENPNRLGHYYQYQVMLKPSPADLQALYLGSLDAIGIDPLKHDIRFVEDDWESPTLGAWGLGWEVWCDGMEVTQFTYFQQVGGFDCKPVSGELTYGLERLAMYIQGKDNVFDLAFNNEGVTYGDVFLENEKQMSKWHFEVADTDALFDLFRKAAAECENSLKAGVPIAAYEQAIKASHVFNTLQARGVISVAERQAYIGRVRDLAKGACAAWMAHKGYEA; encoded by the coding sequence ATGCTGAGCTTCCAGGACCTGATACTCACCTTGCACCGATATTGGGGCGACCGGGGTTGCGTGATTCTCCAGCCCTACGACCTCGAAATGGGGGCAGGGACGTTCCATCCGGCGACGGTTCTCCGCGCGCTTGGCCCGGATCCCTGGAAGGCGGCCTACGTCCAGCCCTGCCGGCGCCCGACCGACGGGCGCTATGGCGAGAACCCGAACCGGCTCGGCCATTACTACCAGTATCAGGTGATGCTGAAGCCGAGCCCGGCCGACCTTCAGGCGCTCTATCTCGGCAGCCTCGACGCCATTGGGATCGATCCGCTGAAGCACGACATTCGATTCGTCGAGGACGATTGGGAAAGCCCGACTCTGGGCGCCTGGGGCCTCGGGTGGGAAGTGTGGTGCGACGGGATGGAAGTCACGCAGTTCACCTATTTCCAGCAGGTCGGCGGGTTCGACTGCAAGCCGGTCTCCGGCGAGCTGACTTACGGGCTCGAACGCCTCGCAATGTACATTCAGGGCAAGGACAATGTCTTCGATCTCGCTTTCAACAACGAAGGCGTGACCTACGGGGACGTCTTCCTCGAAAACGAAAAGCAGATGTCGAAATGGCATTTCGAGGTCGCCGATACCGACGCGCTGTTCGACCTTTTCAGGAAAGCCGCTGCGGAGTGCGAGAATAGCCTGAAGGCGGGCGTTCCGATCGCCGCCTACGAGCAGGCGATCAAGGCTAGCCACGTGTTCAACACACTTCAGGCGCGCGGGGTCATCTCCGTGGCCGAACGTCAGGCCTATATCGGCCGGGTCCGCGATCTCGCGAAGGGCGCTTGCGCCGCTTGGATGGCACACAAGGGGTATGAAGCGTGA
- the glyS gene encoding glycine--tRNA ligase subunit beta: protein MSADFLLELLSEEIPARMQAKARNDLARMFAEGLQAAGLAHEGIVTYSTPRRLALIARGLPLATDAVSEELKGPRTSAPPQALEGFLRKTGLTQDQLQDRDGTWFAVIERPGRATAEVLADRVAQIVRDFPWPKSMRWGAPSASTASLRWVRPLHSIVALLGEDIVFVEIEGVTCGAATVGHRFHHPGPITIGGAHDYVEKLRACHVIVDQEEREAIVRSRANELAEDAGYYLVQDEGLVIENAGLTEWPVPLLGSFDPSFLDVPEEVIQLTARLNQKYFVMRGGDEKLAPNFVCVANIDANDGGEAICVGNARVLAARLSDARFFWEQDLKVPLEDHLPKLEGMLFYEGMGSLRAKADRVATLAAGLTERYFPERDPETARRAGFLAKADLATGMVGEFPELQGVMGGYYAERGGEKPGVVSALKQQYAATVEGCIPAAVALADRLDTLCAFFARGIRPTGSKDPFALRRAALQSILTILENGTRIRLGNALELAKAGLGDEGADLNSRDLLEFFADRLKVQQREAGVRHDLIDAVFALGGEDDFVRLLARVTALQAFVETSEGTNLLSGYKRAANILKKEKWDPSAASASGVEAEEQALTDALDAAAPKARAAIEVEDFTSAMTALASLRAPIDAFFDKVTVNAEDAGVRARRLNLLARFRDAVHAVADFSKIEG, encoded by the coding sequence GTGAGTGCCGATTTTCTGCTTGAGCTCCTCAGCGAGGAAATCCCGGCGCGGATGCAGGCCAAGGCCCGCAACGACCTTGCGCGCATGTTCGCGGAAGGGCTTCAGGCCGCCGGCCTCGCCCATGAAGGCATTGTTACATACTCGACGCCGCGTCGCCTCGCGCTGATCGCGCGCGGGCTGCCGCTCGCCACGGACGCAGTGAGCGAGGAACTGAAGGGACCGCGGACGTCGGCGCCGCCGCAGGCGCTCGAAGGGTTCCTGCGCAAGACGGGGCTTACCCAGGATCAGCTTCAGGACCGCGACGGCACCTGGTTCGCTGTCATCGAGCGGCCCGGCCGCGCGACGGCTGAGGTCCTGGCCGACCGCGTTGCACAGATCGTCCGCGATTTCCCCTGGCCGAAGTCGATGCGCTGGGGTGCGCCGTCCGCCTCAACAGCGTCGCTGCGCTGGGTTCGCCCGCTCCATTCGATCGTCGCACTGCTTGGCGAAGACATCGTGTTTGTCGAGATCGAGGGAGTGACATGCGGCGCCGCGACCGTCGGGCACCGCTTCCACCATCCCGGCCCGATCACCATCGGCGGCGCACACGACTATGTCGAAAAGCTGCGCGCCTGCCACGTCATCGTCGATCAGGAAGAGCGCGAGGCGATCGTCCGCAGCCGCGCCAACGAGCTTGCCGAAGATGCCGGCTATTATCTGGTGCAGGACGAGGGGCTGGTCATCGAGAACGCCGGGCTCACCGAATGGCCGGTGCCTCTGCTGGGCTCGTTCGATCCTAGCTTCCTCGACGTTCCCGAGGAGGTGATCCAGCTCACCGCCCGCCTCAACCAGAAGTATTTCGTCATGCGCGGCGGCGACGAGAAGCTTGCGCCGAATTTCGTCTGCGTCGCCAACATCGACGCCAATGACGGCGGCGAGGCGATTTGCGTCGGCAACGCCCGCGTGCTCGCCGCGCGGCTCTCGGACGCTCGCTTTTTCTGGGAGCAGGATCTCAAGGTCCCGCTGGAAGATCATCTGCCGAAGCTTGAGGGTATGCTGTTTTACGAGGGCATGGGCTCGCTCCGTGCCAAGGCAGATCGCGTTGCGACACTCGCCGCTGGATTGACCGAGCGCTATTTTCCGGAGCGCGACCCTGAGACGGCGCGGCGTGCCGGATTTCTGGCAAAGGCCGACCTTGCGACGGGGATGGTTGGCGAATTCCCTGAGCTGCAGGGCGTCATGGGCGGCTATTACGCTGAGCGCGGCGGCGAAAAGCCAGGGGTGGTTTCGGCGCTCAAGCAGCAATATGCGGCCACGGTCGAAGGCTGCATCCCGGCTGCGGTTGCGCTGGCCGATCGGCTCGACACCCTCTGCGCATTCTTTGCACGCGGCATTCGCCCCACCGGGTCGAAGGATCCGTTTGCGCTGCGTCGCGCCGCGCTCCAGTCAATCCTGACCATCCTCGAAAACGGCACTCGGATCCGCCTGGGCAATGCGCTTGAGCTTGCGAAGGCAGGTCTTGGTGACGAAGGCGCTGACCTGAATTCGCGCGACTTGCTGGAATTCTTCGCCGACCGCTTGAAGGTTCAGCAGCGCGAGGCGGGTGTCCGTCACGACCTCATCGACGCTGTGTTCGCTCTGGGCGGCGAGGACGATTTCGTCCGCCTGCTTGCGCGGGTGACGGCGCTGCAGGCATTCGTGGAGACGAGCGAGGGGACCAACCTGCTGTCCGGTTACAAGCGCGCCGCGAATATCCTCAAGAAGGAAAAGTGGGACCCATCCGCTGCCTCGGCGTCTGGCGTGGAAGCGGAAGAGCAGGCGCTAACCGACGCGCTGGATGCCGCCGCGCCGAAGGCCCGCGCCGCGATCGAAGTCGAGGATTTCACCTCGGCAATGACCGCACTCGCGTCGCTGCGCGCGCCGATCGACGCCTTTTTCGATAAGGTGACGGTCAATGCCGAAGACGCGGGCGTTCGCGCCCGTCGACTCAATCTGCTCGCCCGCTTCCGCGACGCCGTTCACGCCGTCGCGGATTTCAGCAAGATCGAAGGCTGA
- a CDS encoding type II secretion system F family protein — protein MTIVIAAGILVVLALGYTALSGPNAGKAYKRRLELLRERHGDVVTANAQAQIRKLLASRQTKIDDALSSFIPKPALLRRRLEQTGKNITLQKYALATLGLTAVIFLALKMQGAPFMLALMFGLFIGIGVPHLVIGFLIGKRIKQFTSNFPDAIDLMVRGLRSGLPITETLGIVSSEIPGPVGIEFRAVADKMKIGRTMEAALQETADRLGTAEFQFFVITLAIQRETGGNLAETLSNLSDVLRKRSQMKLKIRAMSSESKASAMIVGSLPFVVFTMVWMINPEYMMGFFTDERLMVAGLGGLVWMGIGVGIMAKMVSFEI, from the coding sequence ATGACGATCGTTATCGCTGCGGGGATCCTGGTGGTGCTGGCGCTCGGCTATACGGCGCTTAGCGGCCCGAATGCCGGGAAGGCCTACAAGCGCCGCCTGGAGCTGCTCCGCGAGCGGCACGGCGACGTCGTCACGGCCAACGCCCAGGCGCAGATCCGCAAGCTCCTCGCATCGCGCCAGACCAAGATCGACGATGCTCTGTCTTCCTTCATCCCGAAACCGGCACTGCTCCGCCGGCGGCTGGAGCAGACCGGCAAGAACATTACGCTTCAGAAATACGCCCTCGCGACGCTCGGCCTGACGGCGGTGATCTTCCTTGCGCTCAAGATGCAGGGCGCGCCCTTCATGCTGGCGCTGATGTTCGGCCTGTTCATCGGTATTGGCGTGCCGCACCTGGTCATCGGCTTCCTGATCGGCAAGCGGATCAAGCAATTCACTTCCAACTTCCCCGATGCTATCGACCTGATGGTTCGCGGACTTCGCTCCGGTCTTCCGATCACCGAGACCCTGGGCATCGTCTCGAGCGAAATCCCGGGACCCGTCGGAATCGAATTCCGCGCCGTCGCCGACAAGATGAAGATCGGCCGGACGATGGAAGCCGCGCTTCAGGAAACGGCCGACCGCCTCGGCACTGCGGAATTCCAGTTCTTCGTCATCACGCTGGCGATCCAGCGCGAGACCGGCGGCAACCTTGCCGAGACCTTGTCGAACCTGTCCGACGTGCTCCGCAAGCGCAGCCAGATGAAGCTCAAAATCCGGGCGATGAGCTCGGAATCGAAAGCTTCGGCGATGATCGTCGGCTCCCTGCCCTTCGTGGTGTTCACGATGGTCTGGATGATCAACCCGGAATACATGATGGGTTTCTTCACCGACGAGCGACTGATGGTCGCCGGGCTTGGGGGCCTGGTGTGGATGGGTATCGGCGTCGGTATCATGGCCAAAATGGTCAGCTTCGAGATCTAG
- a CDS encoding helix-turn-helix transcriptional regulator, translating to MENRLRVLRAERGWSQAELGGRIGVSRQAVNAIETGKHDPSLPLAFRLARLFELKIEEIFDDGGDNDQG from the coding sequence TTGGAAAATCGACTGCGCGTGCTTCGCGCCGAACGCGGATGGAGCCAGGCGGAGCTTGGCGGCCGGATTGGCGTGTCCCGCCAGGCGGTCAACGCGATCGAGACTGGCAAGCACGATCCGTCGCTTCCCCTCGCCTTCCGACTGGCCCGGCTGTTCGAGCTGAAAATCGAGGAGATCTTCGATGACGGGGGTGACAATGACCAAGGGTGA